CTAAAACATGGCTGAGAACACATCAGAAATAAGATACTTAACTCCAACAGCGGTTGAAGTAAAGAAAAAGAAATACTGTCGTTTCAAAAAGAGCGGCATTAAGTATATCGACTACAAAGATCCTGCATTCCTTTTAAAGTTCGTTAACGAGCAAGGCAAATTGTTGCCAAGAAGGCTTACCGGAACTTCGTTGAAATACCAACGCAAAGTGGCACAAG
The window above is part of the Bacteroidota bacterium genome. Proteins encoded here:
- a CDS encoding 30S ribosomal protein S18: MAENTSEIRYLTPTAVEVKKKKYCRFKKSGIKYIDYKDPAFLLKFVNEQGKLLPRRLTGTSLKYQRKVAQAVKRARHIAIMPYVADLMK